TTTTATTAAAAGAGTTCTTGCTTCTATACTAGCCCAAGCAGTATGAGGAGTAATAATGAGATTTTCTTTTTTCTCAATGTTAAAAAATGGACTATCTTTTAGCATCGGTTCAACTTCTAAAACATCAAGTCCAACTTTTAGATTTTTCTCATCTATAAATTTAGCCAAATCACTCTCATTTACGATGCCGCCTCTACCAAGATTCATCAAAATGGCACCATTTTTCATCTTTGAAAGATTGCTAGCGTTTATTAAGTTTTTAGTATTATCATTAAGCGGTGCGTGGATGCTAATAATATCAGAAGTTATTAATAACTCATCTAAACTAACACTTTTGTAGGTAGTGTTAGTGTTTTTCCCACTAGTTGAGTAGTAGCACACTTCACAACCAAAAATTTTAGCAGTTTGAGCTACCTTTTCTCCGATAGTTCCAAGCCCTATAATGCCAAATTTCTTACCATGAATTTCACTTATTTCTCTTCCTAAATGTGTAAAAATTTCACTTTTTGCCCACTCGCCATTGCTAACATAGTTAGTGTAATACCCTATGTTTTTTGTTAGTTCAAAAAGCAGGGCAAATGTGTGTTCTACGACGCTATTAGTTGAGTAACCTGCTACATTTTTAACTACAATTCCTGCATTTTTAGCCGCTTCTAGGTC
The sequence above is a segment of the Campylobacter corcagiensis genome. Coding sequences within it:
- a CDS encoding D-2-hydroxyacid dehydrogenase, which translates into the protein MNTVFLDADTLGFDVDLSIFEKFGSFKVYAKTDSKDTIKRLENADIAITNKVLITKEVINNTNLKLICVTATGVNNIDLEAAKNAGIVVKNVAGYSTNSVVEHTFALLFELTKNIGYYTNYVSNGEWAKSEIFTHLGREISEIHGKKFGIIGLGTIGEKVAQTAKIFGCEVCYYSTSGKNTNTTYKSVSLDELLITSDIISIHAPLNDNTKNLINASNLSKMKNGAILMNLGRGGIVNESDLAKFIDEKNLKVGLDVLEVEPMLKDSPFFNIEKKENLIITPHTAWASIEARTLLIKKVAQNIKNFLDKNP